DNA from Micromonospora nigra:
TGCCGGCCGGTGGCCAGCGTGTACGCCACGTCGGCCAGCTCGACGCCGGGGTGCTCCCGGGCCCAGCGGCCCAGGCGGCGGCTCATCTCCTCCAGCGCCTCCGGACTGCGCGCGGACAGCTGCACCGCGTGTCGACGCCGGGCGGAGCGCGTCGCGGCGGGCGACGGGTCCGGCTCCCGCAGCACGACGTGCGCGTTGGTGCCGCCCATGGCCAGCGAGTTGACCGAGGCGAGCAGCGGCCCGTCGGACTCCAGGTCCACCAGCTCGCTCGGCACCCGGAACGGGCTGGTGTCCAGCTCCAGCTTCGGGTTGGGGCGGCGGAAGTTCACCACGGGCGGCACCTGGCGGTGTCGCAGCGCCAGGACCGCCTTGATCAGGCCGGCGACGCCGGCCGCCGCGTCCAGGTGACCGATGTTGGGCTTGACCGAACCGAGCCAGCAGTACTGGCGGTCCGGCGTCGACTGCTCGAAGGCCCGGCTGATCGCCGCCACCTCGATCGGGTCGCCCAGCGGGGTGCCGGTGCCGTGCGCCTCCACGAACTGGATGTCCCGTGCCGACACCCCGGCCCGTTCCAGCGCCCGGCTGACCGCCCGGTACTGGCCGTCGATGCTCGGCGCGGTGAAGCTGGCCTTGGCCCGGCCGTCGTTGTTGATGGCGGAGCCGAGGATCACCCCGTGGATCTGGTCGCCGTCGCGGAGCGCGTCGGCGTACCGCTTCAGGACCACGACCCCCGCGCCGTTGCCGGGGATGCTGCCGGCCGCGTCGGCGTCGAAGGCCCGGCAGTGGCCGTCCGGCGAGGACGTGCCGCCCGGGTTGGCGAGGTAGCCGCCGCCCAGTGGCATCCGCACCGACGATCCGCCGGCCAGCGCCATGTCGCACTCCCCGTCGGCGAGGGCACGGGCGGCCAGGTGGATGGCGACCAGCGAACTGGAGCAGGCGGTCTGCACGCTCAGGCTCGGCCCGCGCAGGTCCAGCCGGTGCGAGACCCGGGTGGCGAGGAAGTCCTTGTCGTTGCCGACCATGGTCTGCAGGTCACCCACCATGGCCGCGACGTCGTCGCGGTGACCCATCACGTTGTAGAGCATGTAGGTGTTCATCGTGCAGCCGGCGTAGACCCCGATCTGGCCGTCGTAGCGGCGCGGGTCGTAGGCGGCGTCCTCGAGGGCGTGGTACGCGGTCTCCAGGAAGATGCGGTGCTGCGGGTCCATGATGGACGCCTCGCGGGCGGAGTAGCCGAAGAAGGCCGCGTCGAAGGCGTCGGCGTCCTCCAGCGCGGCGGTGGCGTCCACGTAGTTCGGGTTGTCCACCAGGTCCGGGCTGACCCCGGCGGCCAGCATCTCCTCGCGGCTGTGCCGGGTGACGCTCTCGACGCCCTCGGACAGGTTCAGCCAGTACGTGTCGACGTCCGGCGCGCCGGGCAGGCGGGCCGCCATGCCGACGATCGCTACCGCATCGGGGTGTTCGTCAAGGGGCGTCATGGCCATGTCGGTCCTTCGGAGGTCGGGCCAGCGCGGGGGCGGGCGACGTCGGACGGGTGGTACGCCGCGCGGCGAGGTGCCCGGCGAGGTCCCGCGGGCAGGGGTACTCGAACAGGTAGTGGATCGGGAAGGTCACGCCGAGGCTGACCTGGAGCTGGTGGTGCACCCGGGTCACCACCAGCGAGTGGGCGCCCGCGTCGAAGACGTTCACGTCCGGCGCGATCGTGCTCAGGGCCAACGCGTCGGCCCAGATGCGGCAGACCGCCGCCTCCACCTCGCGCACCCCCGCCGAACCGGGCAGCACCTCGGTGTACTCGCGCTGCGCCGCCTGCCGCAGGGGCGTCTCGTCGAGCTTGCCGTTCGCGGTCATCGGCAGCTCGTCGAGCGTGACGACCTGCTCGGGCACCATGGCCACCGGCAGTCGCGCACCCACCAGCCGGAGCAGTTCGGTGGGGTCGACCCGGTCGCCGGTGACGAAGGCGACCAGTCGTCTCGGCTCCTCCACCACCAGCGCGGCGCAGGCCACGACGCCGGGCACGTCCCGCATGGCGAACTCCACCTCGCCGAGCTCGACCCGGAAGCCGCGTACCTTGACCTGCCGGTCCGCGCGTCCCACCACCACGAAGCCGACGTCCGGGTCGAGGTGGGCCAGGTCGCCGGTGCGGTAGTAGCGGTCGCCGGACCGGTCGGTGACGAACCGCTCGGCGGTCGCCTCCGGCCGGTGCAGGTAGCCGTCGGCCACGCCCGGCCCGGCGATGAGGATGTTCCCCAGCGCCCCGACCGGGAGCGGCCGGTCGTCGTCGTCGGCCAGCCAGATGCGGCTCGCCGCCGACGGTCGCCCGACCGGCAGCACCGCGGGCAGGTCCTCGTCGGGCACCTTTGCGGGAATCTCGTAGGCCAGGCAGTTGACGGTGGCCTCGGTCGGGCCGTACCCGTTGACCAGGCGGCAGTCGGCGGCGACGAGCGTGCGCAGTCCGGTCACCGTGGACCGCTTCAGCACCTCACCGCCGAGCAGGACCAGCCGCAGGTCCGGCAGGGGTTCACCCGTGGCGACCAGCTGGTCGGCGTACGAGGGGGTGGTGAACAGGACGGTGACCCGTTCCCGCCGCAGGAACCGCACGTAGCTGCGGGCGTTGCGACGGTCGGCTGGTGCCGGCACGACCACGCAACCGCCGTACGGCAGGGCGGTGAACAGCTCCTGGAGGCCGAAGTCGAAGCCGAGGGAGAGGGTCTGCGCCATCCGCACCCACGGGCCCAGCTCCCACGCCTGTCCCTCCCAGGCGACGAGGTGCGCCACCTGGCCCTGTCGGATCAGTACGCCCTTGGGACGGCCGGTGGACCCGCTGGTGTAGACGGTGTACGCCGGGTCGTCGGGACCGGGTCCGGCGTCGGTGGCCGGCGCGGCGGCCCCGGTCGCCCCGGCTGCCGGGGCGACGTCGAACGGCACGACGGTCGGGGGGTGCGGAAGGTCCGCGACGAGCCGGGCCGCCCGGTCCGCCTGCGTCGGCGAGGTGAGCAGCAGCCGGGGCGAGCAGTCGGCGAGCATCTCCCGCAGTCGGGCATCGGGGAACTCGACGGGCAGCGGAAGCACCCCGAGCCCCACCGACCAGGCACCGAACATCCCGACCGTGAAGTCGGCGGGCGACTCCAGCAGCAGGCCGACCTGCCGGCGGGCGGCCTCGGCGGCGTCCCGGTGGGTCATCGCGCACCGCCCGTGGTCCGCTCGGGGGCCAGCGCGGCCCGTAGCGCCCCGCCGACCTGGTCCATCCGGGCCACGAACTCGGCGAAGTCGATGGTCCGGCCCGCTTCGACCAGCGCCGGCGCGTCGGGGCGCTCGGCCGCGACCGAGCGGATCCGGGCCAGGGCCGGCGGATCGAGCGGGGGCGTGTCGCAGCCGCCGAGAGCCCGGGTGAGGTCCTCGTCGGCCGGGGAGAGCACCAGCACGTCGTCGACGACCGTCGGCGCGGCGGAGTCGGCGGCCCGCACCATCGCCGCGTACGTGGCCAGGATCGCCTCGGCGGTCCGGGGCAGGAACAGGTCGGTGGCGTGGTCCAGGGTCAGCAGGTAGCCGCCGTCGCGGGGGGTGACCACCAGGTCGAGGTCGTACCGGCAGCTGTCCCGGGGCACCGGGACGACGCGCAGGGTCAGTCCGTCGAGGTCCAGCCGCGAGGCCCGCCCGCTGATCGCGTCGAGCAGGCCCGGCACCTGCGGCAGCGGGTTCTCCTGCACGGTGATGAGCGTCTCCACCAGCGGCAGGCGGCCGGCGGCCCGCCGTGGGCGCACCGCCTCCACCGCCCGCACCAGGGGATACAGGCCGGCGTCGAGTCCGGCGACCAGTTGCCGGCGGACGTCGTCGACCAGGTCCGTCAGCCGCTGCTCCGGTCGCACCTCGACGGCCAGGGGCACCGTGTTGGTGCAGAGCCCGCCGACCTCGGCCAACCGGCCGGACGGCCGGCCGACCACCGGCACGCCCACCACCACCGGGTTCGGGGTGCCGTAGCGGTGCAGGCAGGCCGCCCAGAGCGCCGACAGCAGCGCCACCCGCGCGGGTCCGGCACCCGGGTCGGCGACGGGCACGACGCGTTCGACCCGACCGGCCCGCGCGCTGCGGCGGCTGCCGCGTGCCCCGTCGGTGCGGACGTCGAGGGACCCGGCCCGGTTCGGCAGCCGCTCGGCGAGCTGCCGGTCCCGGTCG
Protein-coding regions in this window:
- a CDS encoding non-ribosomal peptide synthetase — translated: MTHRDAAEAARRQVGLLLESPADFTVGMFGAWSVGLGVLPLPVEFPDARLREMLADCSPRLLLTSPTQADRAARLVADLPHPPTVVPFDVAPAAGATGAAAPATDAGPGPDDPAYTVYTSGSTGRPKGVLIRQGQVAHLVAWEGQAWELGPWVRMAQTLSLGFDFGLQELFTALPYGGCVVVPAPADRRNARSYVRFLRRERVTVLFTTPSYADQLVATGEPLPDLRLVLLGGEVLKRSTVTGLRTLVAADCRLVNGYGPTEATVNCLAYEIPAKVPDEDLPAVLPVGRPSAASRIWLADDDDRPLPVGALGNILIAGPGVADGYLHRPEATAERFVTDRSGDRYYRTGDLAHLDPDVGFVVVGRADRQVKVRGFRVELGEVEFAMRDVPGVVACAALVVEEPRRLVAFVTGDRVDPTELLRLVGARLPVAMVPEQVVTLDELPMTANGKLDETPLRQAAQREYTEVLPGSAGVREVEAAVCRIWADALALSTIAPDVNVFDAGAHSLVVTRVHHQLQVSLGVTFPIHYLFEYPCPRDLAGHLAARRTTRPTSPAPALARPPKDRHGHDAP